A stretch of the Lachnospiraceae bacterium genome encodes the following:
- the leuC gene encoding 3-isopropylmalate dehydratase large subunit → MSMTMTQKILAAHAGLEKVEAGQLVLVNLDRVLGNDITSPVAICEFEKLGCDKVYDKDRVTMVMDHFAPNKDIKAAEQCKMCRDFCDHYEVTHFYDVGDMGIEHALLPEKGLVIAGDAVIGADSHTCTYGALGAFSTGVGSTDMACGMATGKAWFKVPSAIQFRLHGRLNRFVSGKDVILHIIGKIGVDGALYKSMEFCGEGLASLTIYDRLTISNMAIEAGAKNGIFAVDEQTLAYIRERSDREPVIYQADEDAVYDAVYDIDLSEIKSTVSFPHLPENTRTIDEVGEVAIDQVVIGSCTNGQYKDLAEAAEILKGRRVAKRVRAIVIPATQAVYMQAMETGLIKTFIEAGCAVSTPTCGPCLGGYMGVLAAGERAVATTNRNFVGRMGHVDSEVYLASPAVAAASAVAGKIADPAEMMKEA, encoded by the coding sequence ATGTCAATGACAATGACACAAAAAATATTAGCAGCACATGCCGGTCTGGAAAAGGTCGAGGCCGGGCAGCTGGTATTGGTGAATCTGGATAGGGTGCTGGGCAATGACATCACCTCTCCGGTTGCCATCTGTGAATTTGAAAAGCTGGGCTGCGACAAGGTGTATGACAAAGACCGCGTGACCATGGTGATGGATCACTTTGCACCCAATAAGGATATCAAGGCGGCCGAACAGTGCAAAATGTGCCGTGATTTCTGTGATCACTATGAAGTGACGCATTTTTATGACGTGGGCGATATGGGCATCGAGCATGCGCTGCTGCCCGAAAAGGGACTTGTGATCGCCGGCGACGCCGTGATCGGCGCCGACTCGCATACCTGTACCTATGGCGCGCTGGGTGCTTTTTCCACCGGCGTAGGCTCCACCGATATGGCCTGCGGCATGGCCACCGGCAAGGCCTGGTTCAAGGTGCCTTCCGCCATTCAATTCCGCCTGCACGGCAGGCTAAACCGATTTGTTTCCGGCAAGGATGTGATCCTTCACATCATTGGTAAAATCGGGGTAGACGGAGCGCTTTACAAGTCTATGGAATTCTGCGGCGAGGGCCTAGCCTCGCTGACCATCTATGACCGCCTGACCATTTCCAATATGGCGATTGAGGCAGGCGCCAAAAACGGTATTTTTGCAGTGGATGAGCAGACGCTGGCCTATATCAGAGAGCGCAGCGACAGAGAGCCGGTGATCTATCAGGCGGATGAGGATGCAGTCTATGATGCGGTTTATGATATTGATCTTTCAGAGATTAAGTCCACGGTTTCTTTCCCGCATCTTCCGGAAAATACCCGCACCATTGATGAAGTGGGAGAAGTTGCCATCGATCAGGTGGTGATTGGTTCCTGCACCAACGGACAGTATAAGGATCTGGCAGAGGCGGCCGAGATTCTCAAGGGCCGCAGGGTGGCAAAGCGCGTGCGCGCCATTGTGATCCCGGCTACGCAGGCTGTTTATATGCAGGCCATGGAGACGGGGCTGATCAAGACCTTTATTGAAGCAGGCTGCGCCGTTTCTACGCCGACCTGCGGACCGTGCCTGGGCGGCTACATGGGCGTTCTGGCAGCAGGCGAGCGGGCTGTGGCAACCACAAACCGTAACTTTGTAGGCCGTATGGGCCATGTAGACTCAGAGGTATATCTGGCGAGCCCGGCGGTGGCTGCCGCGAGCGCCGTGGCAGGCAAAATTGCAGATCCGGCAGAGATGATGAAGGAGGCGTAA
- the ilvN gene encoding acetolactate synthase small subunit, translating into MKNQFVIAVYVDNKFGVLTRVTSMFTRRGFNIDALTVGETERPEYSRITISLSGDGYAREQLINQLRKLYNVKKVEILEDEGAVKRELSLIKLKNAAEHRADIMTAVQVYRAKIIDYGIESMCIEITGESSKIDAFIQTVMPYGIIEMCRTGVVALERGSSSILEKE; encoded by the coding sequence ATGAAAAATCAATTTGTGATTGCGGTGTATGTGGACAATAAGTTTGGCGTGCTGACGCGGGTGACCAGTATGTTTACCCGGCGAGGTTTCAATATTGACGCGCTCACAGTGGGAGAGACGGAGCGGCCGGAATATTCCCGGATCACGATTTCGCTCAGCGGCGATGGCTATGCCAGAGAGCAGCTGATCAATCAGCTGCGCAAGCTGTACAATGTGAAAAAAGTGGAAATTTTGGAGGATGAGGGCGCGGTAAAGCGTGAGCTTTCGCTGATCAAGCTGAAGAATGCGGCGGAGCACCGCGCAGATATCATGACGGCGGTGCAGGTGTACCGGGCCAAGATCATTGATTATGGCATAGAGAGCATGTGCATTGAGATTACGGGTGAATCCTCCAAGATCGATGCATTCATTCAAACGGTGATGCCGTACGGGATCATTGAGATGTGCCGGACCGGCGTGGTGGCGCTGGAGCGCGGCAGCAGCAGTATTTTAGAAAAAGAGTAG
- the ilvD gene encoding dihydroxy-acid dehydratase, producing the protein MIKDTIVDGFQNAPHRSLYHALGLTKEEQARPLIGVVCSYNEIVPGHMNLDKIAQAVKLGVAMAGGTPIMFPAIAVCDGIAMGHTGMKYSLITRDMIADSTEAMAMAHGFDGLVMIPNCDKNVPGLLMAAARLNIPTIFVSGGPMLAGRVGGKKTSLSSMFEAVGAYTAGKIDEAKLTEFEEKTCASCGSCSGMYTANSMNCLTEVLGMGLSGNGTIPAVYSARIELAKHAGMQIMELVKQNIRPRDIMTEAAIRNAVTADMALGCSTNSMLHLPAIANECGVTFNLDMANEISEKTPNLCHLAPAGPTYMEDLNEAGGVYAVLKELSKLGLLDESVMTCTGHTLGENIVHAQNRDESVIRTPENPYSKTGGIAVLRGNLAPDGCVVKRSAVAPEMLKHEGPAKVFNSEEEAIAAIYAGKIVKGDVVVIRYEGPAGGPGMREMLSPTSAIAGMGLDKDVALITDGRFSGATRGAAIGHISPEAVRGGLIAYVKDGDIISIDIPSYQIELHVSEEEIEKRKKEMPIQKKEGIKGALARYASMVSSADKGAIINQF; encoded by the coding sequence ATGATTAAAGATACCATTGTGGACGGATTTCAAAATGCGCCGCATCGTTCGCTGTACCATGCGCTGGGACTGACCAAGGAGGAGCAGGCGCGTCCGCTGATCGGCGTGGTGTGCTCCTATAATGAAATCGTGCCCGGTCATATGAATCTGGATAAGATTGCGCAGGCGGTGAAGCTGGGCGTAGCCATGGCCGGCGGCACGCCGATCATGTTCCCAGCGATTGCGGTGTGCGACGGCATTGCCATGGGGCATACCGGCATGAAATATTCGCTGATTACACGGGATATGATTGCAGATTCTACCGAGGCGATGGCGATGGCGCATGGGTTTGACGGCTTGGTCATGATCCCTAATTGTGATAAGAATGTGCCGGGCCTTCTGATGGCCGCGGCGCGCCTGAATATCCCTACGATTTTTGTGAGCGGCGGCCCGATGCTAGCCGGCCGCGTAGGTGGTAAAAAGACGAGCCTGTCCAGCATGTTTGAGGCGGTGGGTGCGTATACGGCCGGAAAAATTGACGAGGCAAAGCTGACGGAGTTTGAGGAAAAGACCTGTGCGTCCTGCGGCTCATGCTCGGGTATGTATACGGCAAACTCCATGAACTGTTTGACCGAGGTGCTGGGCATGGGGCTTTCCGGCAATGGAACGATCCCGGCAGTGTATTCGGCCAGAATTGAGCTGGCTAAGCATGCCGGTATGCAGATTATGGAGCTTGTAAAGCAGAATATCCGCCCGCGCGATATCATGACAGAGGCGGCCATCCGCAATGCAGTGACGGCTGATATGGCGCTGGGCTGCTCGACCAATAGCATGCTGCATCTGCCGGCGATTGCCAATGAATGCGGCGTCACCTTTAATCTGGATATGGCCAATGAGATCAGCGAAAAAACGCCGAATCTCTGTCATCTGGCGCCGGCAGGTCCGACCTACATGGAGGATCTGAACGAGGCCGGCGGCGTGTATGCTGTGCTGAAGGAGCTGAGCAAGCTGGGGCTGCTGGATGAAAGTGTGATGACCTGTACCGGTCATACGCTGGGTGAAAATATTGTACATGCGCAAAACCGGGATGAAAGCGTGATCCGCACGCCGGAAAATCCATACAGCAAAACGGGCGGCATTGCCGTACTGCGCGGCAATCTGGCGCCGGATGGCTGCGTTGTTAAGCGCAGCGCGGTAGCGCCGGAAATGCTGAAGCATGAAGGCCCTGCCAAGGTGTTTAACAGCGAGGAGGAGGCCATTGCCGCGATCTATGCCGGCAAGATTGTGAAGGGCGACGTGGTGGTGATCCGCTACGAGGGTCCGGCCGGAGGTCCAGGCATGCGGGAAATGCTCTCTCCCACATCGGCGATTGCCGGCATGGGGCTTGACAAGGACGTGGCGCTGATTACTGACGGACGGTTTTCCGGAGCCACCCGCGGAGCCGCCATCGGACATATTTCACCGGAGGCAGTACGCGGCGGTCTGATTGCCTATGTCAAGGACGGCGATATCATTTCGATTGATATTCCGTCTTATCAGATTGAGCTGCATGTTTCAGAGGAAGAAATTGAAAAACGCAAAAAAGAAATGCCGATTCAAAAGAAAGAAGGCATTAAGGGCGCCCTGGCGCGCTATGCTAGCATGGTGAGCTCCGCGGATAAGGGTGCGATCATCAATCAGTTTTAA
- a CDS encoding ATP-binding protein, with protein sequence MTEQELKEYACRLSSLSVFRRILEDEAIGSLLAYLKNEGSLPERLALYSAFVHRLQEGDISLSTALSRLVCEDENSYIKRVSRRERVPASMEANAQEELTLLTELTRLTPQSLTESLPYGGYVPAFENETLDLKAIYAERLRHIERYGYGIFAGSGMFRVEEDAICPVPAADPISLEMLIGYEEEHQKVIENTRALVEGRPAANVLLCGDAGTGKSSTVKAVSNLFFAQGVRLIELRKDQLTKLPMVMGHIADHPLKFIIFIDDLSFNKNDDSFSMLKAALEGSASAKAPNAVIYATSNRRHIVKETFSDRTGDDVHRADTMQELISLSDRFGLTVYFEKPSKSLYLQIVHELAQRSGIDLAGAELDQRAEAFALGKGNRSPRAAEQFVQSLL encoded by the coding sequence ATGACAGAACAAGAGCTAAAAGAGTATGCCTGCCGGCTTTCCTCGCTGAGCGTATTCAGGAGAATTTTAGAGGATGAGGCCATCGGCAGCCTGCTGGCATATCTGAAAAACGAAGGCAGTCTGCCGGAGCGGCTGGCGCTGTACAGCGCATTTGTGCACAGGCTGCAGGAGGGCGATATCAGCCTTTCGACAGCGCTGAGCCGGCTCGTCTGCGAGGATGAAAACAGCTACATCAAGCGCGTTTCCCGCCGGGAGAGAGTGCCGGCCTCTATGGAGGCCAATGCACAGGAGGAGCTGACGCTTCTCACAGAGCTGACCCGGCTGACGCCGCAAAGCCTGACGGAGTCTCTGCCGTATGGGGGATATGTGCCCGCGTTCGAAAATGAGACGCTGGATCTAAAGGCGATCTATGCAGAGCGCCTGCGCCATATTGAGCGCTATGGATACGGCATTTTTGCCGGCAGCGGTATGTTTCGGGTGGAGGAGGATGCCATCTGCCCGGTGCCGGCGGCTGATCCGATTTCTTTGGAAATGCTGATTGGCTATGAAGAGGAGCATCAAAAGGTTATTGAAAATACAAGGGCGCTGGTGGAAGGCCGTCCGGCAGCGAATGTGCTGCTGTGCGGAGATGCCGGCACGGGGAAATCTTCCACAGTGAAAGCCGTGTCCAACCTGTTTTTTGCGCAGGGCGTGCGTCTGATCGAGCTGCGCAAGGATCAGCTGACCAAGCTGCCGATGGTGATGGGGCATATTGCCGATCATCCGCTGAAGTTTATTATTTTCATTGATGATCTTTCCTTTAATAAAAATGATGACAGCTTCAGTATGCTCAAGGCAGCGCTGGAAGGGTCGGCCTCGGCGAAGGCGCCGAATGCCGTGATCTATGCGACGAGCAACCGCCGCCATATTGTGAAGGAGACCTTCTCTGACCGGACGGGCGATGATGTGCACCGCGCCGATACGATGCAGGAGCTGATCTCGCTTTCAGATCGGTTTGGGCTGACTGTCTATTTTGAAAAGCCATCCAAATCGCTGTATCTGCAGATCGTGCATGAACTGGCGCAGCGCAGCGGCATAGACCTTGCGGGCGCCGAGCTGGATCAAAGAGCAGAGGCCTTTGCCCTGGGAAAGGGGAACCGTTCGCCTAGGGCGGCGGAGCAGTTTGTACAAAGCTTATTATAG
- the ilvB gene encoding biosynthetic-type acetolactate synthase large subunit, whose protein sequence is MKISGAQILIETLIEQGVTDVFGYPGGQVLNIYDELYKASDRIHHVLAAHEQGAAHAADGYSRATGKVGVVIATSGPGATNLVTGIATAMMDSIPMVAITGNVPCSLIGKDSFQEIDITGITLPITKHNYFVNNVEELADVIREAFQIAKSGRPGPVLVDIPKDVQIAQCEFSKKSVMPFIPQRMAKQADIDEAVRLINEAERPYIYIGGGAAGRKMGKQILALADKIDGYIGCTFMGLSAISNSCERFLGMEGMHGHYASSMANKDADLIIGVGVRFSDRATGNVAKYAKGAKIIQLDPDFSEINKNVRVSVGIVCDIVDAIERILISVDSQKHPAWQETVEGFLQEEQRIAEEAEAAATVPMTPRKMFDIINELKTPETIIATDVGQHQMWTAQYVDFKKTRRFVSSGGLGTMGFGLGAAIGAQIATGDPTVLITGDGSFGMNLNELATAVSYQVPLVIVIVNNGVLGMVRQWQTLFFEERYSNTVLARQTDFVKLAEAFGARGVRVKTPEEFRAAFAEGMQAQGPFIIDTLIDQDEFVLPMLPPGGSIEDIIVKKEAKA, encoded by the coding sequence ATGAAAATTTCAGGTGCACAGATTTTGATTGAAACCCTGATCGAGCAGGGCGTAACCGATGTCTTCGGCTATCCCGGCGGTCAGGTGCTGAATATATATGACGAGCTGTACAAAGCCAGCGACCGCATTCATCATGTGCTGGCGGCGCATGAGCAGGGAGCGGCGCATGCGGCCGATGGCTATTCGAGAGCGACCGGTAAGGTGGGCGTTGTGATCGCTACCTCCGGCCCCGGTGCGACCAATTTGGTCACCGGGATTGCAACGGCCATGATGGACTCCATTCCCATGGTCGCCATCACCGGCAATGTACCGTGTTCTTTAATTGGAAAGGATAGCTTTCAGGAGATCGATATCACGGGCATTACGCTGCCCATTACCAAGCATAATTATTTTGTCAATAATGTAGAGGAGCTGGCTGACGTCATTCGTGAGGCCTTCCAGATCGCCAAGTCCGGCCGCCCGGGCCCGGTGCTGGTCGATATCCCAAAGGATGTGCAGATCGCGCAGTGCGAATTCAGCAAAAAGTCCGTTATGCCCTTCATTCCGCAGCGGATGGCCAAGCAGGCCGATATCGACGAGGCCGTGCGGCTGATCAACGAGGCCGAGCGCCCCTACATCTATATCGGGGGCGGCGCGGCCGGGCGCAAGATGGGCAAGCAGATCCTGGCGCTGGCCGATAAAATCGACGGCTACATAGGCTGCACCTTCATGGGCCTCTCAGCAATTTCCAATTCGTGCGAGCGGTTCCTAGGCATGGAAGGCATGCATGGGCATTATGCCTCATCCATGGCCAACAAAGACGCCGATCTTATCATTGGTGTGGGCGTGCGCTTCAGCGACAGAGCCACCGGCAATGTCGCCAAGTACGCCAAGGGCGCCAAAATCATCCAGCTGGATCCGGACTTTTCCGAGATCAACAAAAACGTCAGAGTCAGCGTAGGCATTGTATGTGATATTGTAGATGCGATTGAGCGGATTCTGATCAGCGTAGACAGTCAAAAGCATCCTGCATGGCAGGAAACCGTCGAAGGCTTCCTGCAGGAAGAGCAGCGGATTGCCGAGGAGGCAGAGGCAGCCGCTACGGTGCCGATGACGCCCAGAAAGATGTTTGATATCATTAACGAGCTGAAAACGCCGGAAACCATCATTGCTACCGATGTAGGGCAGCATCAGATGTGGACGGCGCAGTATGTGGATTTTAAAAAGACCAGACGCTTTGTTTCCAGCGGCGGTCTTGGCACGATGGGCTTTGGACTGGGCGCTGCCATCGGTGCGCAGATTGCTACCGGCGATCCCACGGTGCTGATCACAGGCGACGGCAGCTTCGGCATGAACTTGAATGAGCTGGCGACGGCTGTATCCTATCAGGTGCCTTTGGTGATCGTGATTGTCAATAACGGCGTGCTCGGCATGGTGCGACAGTGGCAGACCCTGTTCTTTGAGGAGCGCTATTCTAACACCGTGCTTGCACGACAGACCGATTTTGTTAAGCTCGCGGAAGCATTTGGCGCCCGCGGCGTGCGCGTTAAAACGCCGGAGGAGTTCAGAGCTGCTTTTGCTGAGGGCATGCAGGCGCAGGGGCCGTTTATTATTGACACGCTGATTGATCAGGATGAGTTTGTGCTTCCGATGCTGCCTCCGGGTGGATCCATTGAGGATATCATTGTGAAAAAGGAGGCGAAGGCATGA
- a CDS encoding 2-isopropylmalate synthase, with translation MKGFEKYSRQFFEAPDCEMSWTQKAYIDHAPVWCSVDLRDGNQALITPMSLEEKLEFFKLLVKVGFKEIEIGFPAASETEYEFCRTLIENDMIPDDVSIQVLTQSREHIIAKTFEALKGAKHAIVHLYNSTSVAQREQVFKKSKQEIIDIATFGAKLCLEYRAKTEGHFQFEYSPESFTGTEPEFAAEICNEVIDIWQPTADDKVIINLPVTVSHSMPHVYANQIEYMCRHLHNRENLVISLHPHNDRGCAVADSEMGLLAGGDRIEGTLFGNGERTGNVDIITLALNMYSQGVDPQLDFTNLPEITEVYEKVTRMHVYERQPYSGRLVFAAFSGSHQDAIAKGMKWRTEQQPEHWNVPYLPIDPVDVGRVYEADVIRINSQSGKGGIGYIMETRFNFVLPPKMREVFGYQVKSVSDHAHKELQPEEVYEIFKQSYVNILSPLQIPETHYKQLPEGIEAQVTIEEGRERRVETAVGNGRLDAVSNAIRKARGIHYKLESYTEHSLEDKTDSSAASYVSISDENGKPYWGVGIDSDIIVSSVKALLSAVNNMLTAGN, from the coding sequence ATGAAAGGATTTGAAAAATATAGCCGGCAGTTTTTTGAAGCGCCGGATTGTGAAATGAGCTGGACGCAGAAAGCCTATATCGACCATGCGCCGGTCTGGTGCAGCGTAGACCTGCGCGACGGCAATCAGGCGCTGATTACGCCGATGAGTCTGGAGGAAAAGCTGGAATTTTTCAAGCTGCTGGTCAAAGTAGGCTTTAAAGAAATTGAAATCGGATTTCCGGCGGCCTCCGAGACAGAATATGAATTTTGCCGTACCCTGATTGAAAATGATATGATTCCCGATGACGTCAGCATTCAGGTGCTCACGCAGTCGCGCGAGCATATCATCGCCAAAACCTTTGAAGCGCTGAAGGGCGCTAAGCATGCGATTGTGCATCTATATAATTCTACGTCCGTTGCGCAGCGCGAGCAGGTCTTTAAAAAGAGCAAGCAGGAAATTATCGATATCGCGACCTTCGGCGCAAAGCTTTGCCTGGAATACCGCGCGAAAACAGAAGGCCATTTTCAGTTTGAATATTCTCCGGAAAGCTTTACCGGCACAGAGCCGGAATTTGCCGCCGAGATCTGCAATGAAGTTATCGATATCTGGCAGCCGACGGCAGACGATAAGGTGATTATCAATCTTCCGGTCACGGTTTCTCATTCTATGCCGCATGTTTATGCTAACCAGATTGAATACATGTGCCGGCATCTGCATAACCGCGAGAATCTGGTGATTTCGCTGCATCCTCACAATGACCGCGGCTGCGCCGTGGCGGACAGCGAAATGGGACTCTTGGCCGGCGGCGACCGCATTGAAGGCACGCTGTTTGGCAATGGGGAGCGCACAGGTAATGTGGACATCATCACCTTAGCGCTGAATATGTATTCACAGGGTGTGGATCCGCAGCTTGACTTTACGAATCTGCCAGAGATCACGGAGGTATACGAAAAGGTCACCCGCATGCATGTATATGAGCGGCAGCCCTATAGCGGACGTCTGGTGTTTGCCGCGTTCAGCGGCTCTCATCAGGATGCGATCGCCAAAGGCATGAAGTGGCGGACAGAACAGCAGCCGGAGCACTGGAACGTGCCGTATCTGCCGATCGATCCGGTGGATGTGGGGCGTGTGTATGAGGCCGATGTGATCCGCATCAATTCGCAGTCCGGCAAGGGCGGCATTGGCTATATCATGGAAACTCGGTTTAATTTTGTGCTTCCGCCGAAGATGCGCGAGGTATTCGGCTATCAGGTCAAGAGCGTTTCCGATCATGCGCACAAGGAGCTGCAGCCAGAGGAAGTATATGAAATCTTTAAACAGAGCTATGTCAATATTTTATCGCCGCTGCAGATTCCGGAAACGCATTATAAGCAGCTGCCCGAGGGCATTGAAGCACAGGTGACGATAGAAGAGGGCAGAGAGCGCCGCGTGGAGACGGCGGTTGGCAATGGCCGTCTGGATGCGGTGAGCAATGCCATCCGTAAGGCAAGAGGCATTCATTATAAGCTTGAGAGCTATACCGAGCATTCTTTAGAAGATAAAACAGATTCCAGCGCTGCGTCCTATGTGAGCATTTCCGATGAAAACGGCAAGCCGTACTGGGGCGTAGGCATCGACAGCGATATTATTGTATCCTCGGTCAAGGCGCTGCTGTCTGCTGTAAATAATATGCTGACCGCAGGCAATTAA
- the ilvC gene encoding ketol-acid reductoisomerase gives MANIYYQQDCNLAKLNGKTVAIIGYGSQGHAHALNLKESGVNVIVGLYEGSKSWLKAEAAGLKVMTSAEAAKNADIIMILINDEKQAKLYKESIEPNLTEGKTLAFAHGFNIHFGCIKPPKNVNVIMIAPKGPGHTVRSEYQAGKGVPCLIAVEQDATGDALEIGLAYALGIGGARAGVLETTFRTETETDLFGEQAVLCGGVCALMQAGFETLVEAGYDPRNAYFECIHEMKLIVDLIYQSGFEGMRYSISNTAEYGDYITGPKIITEETKKAMKKILADIQDGSFAKEFLLDMSDAGSQVHFNAMRKIASEHPSELVGKEIRKLYSWSDEDKLINN, from the coding sequence ATGGCAAACATTTATTATCAGCAGGATTGTAATCTGGCGAAGCTAAACGGCAAGACCGTTGCCATTATCGGTTATGGTTCTCAGGGACATGCACATGCGCTAAACCTGAAGGAGTCAGGCGTCAACGTAATTGTAGGACTGTATGAGGGCAGCAAGAGCTGGCTGAAGGCAGAGGCAGCCGGCCTGAAGGTTATGACTTCAGCAGAGGCGGCTAAGAATGCTGATATCATCATGATTCTAATCAATGATGAAAAGCAGGCTAAGCTGTATAAAGAGAGCATTGAGCCTAATCTGACGGAGGGCAAGACGCTTGCATTTGCGCATGGCTTCAATATTCATTTCGGCTGCATTAAGCCTCCGAAGAACGTAAACGTGATCATGATTGCCCCCAAGGGGCCCGGACATACGGTGCGCAGCGAGTATCAGGCCGGCAAGGGTGTGCCTTGTCTGATTGCTGTTGAGCAGGATGCAACCGGCGACGCGCTGGAGATTGGTCTTGCTTATGCGCTGGGCATTGGCGGTGCGCGCGCAGGCGTGCTGGAGACGACCTTCCGTACTGAGACCGAGACCGATCTGTTTGGCGAGCAGGCTGTGCTGTGCGGCGGCGTATGCGCGCTGATGCAGGCAGGCTTTGAGACGCTGGTGGAGGCAGGCTATGATCCGCGCAATGCTTATTTTGAGTGTATTCATGAGATGAAGCTGATCGTGGATCTGATTTATCAGAGCGGCTTTGAGGGAATGCGCTATTCGATTTCCAATACGGCCGAGTACGGCGACTACATCACTGGTCCGAAGATCATTACCGAGGAGACGAAGAAGGCGATGAAGAAGATCCTGGCTGACATTCAGGATGGATCCTTTGCTAAGGAATTCCTGCTGGATATGTCGGATGCCGGCTCTCAGGTACATTTCAATGCGATGAGAAAGATCGCTTCCGAGCATCCGTCGGAGCTGGTCGGCAAAGAGATCCGCAAGCTGTATAGCTGGAGCGATGAGGATAAGCTGATCAATAACTAA
- the leuD gene encoding 3-isopropylmalate dehydratase small subunit, whose amino-acid sequence MKFIGNVIKYGDNVDTDVIIPARYLNTSDKKELASHCMEDIDKDFAAKIKPGDIMAAGYNFGCGSSREHAPIAIKESGISVVIAKSFARIFYRNAINIGLAIVECPEAAERIQNGDQVEADLDEGMIYDRTTGESFRTEPFPEFIQKIIENGGLVESIRKGDIR is encoded by the coding sequence ATGAAATTTATTGGAAACGTAATTAAATACGGCGATAATGTGGATACCGATGTAATCATTCCGGCCCGTTATCTGAATACCAGTGATAAAAAAGAATTGGCCTCCCATTGCATGGAAGATATCGACAAGGACTTTGCGGCTAAGATCAAGCCCGGCGACATCATGGCAGCCGGCTACAACTTCGGCTGCGGCTCCTCCAGAGAGCATGCGCCGATCGCGATTAAGGAAAGCGGCATCTCGGTTGTCATCGCCAAGAGCTTTGCTAGAATTTTTTATCGCAATGCGATCAATATTGGTCTGGCCATTGTGGAATGCCCAGAGGCGGCAGAGCGCATTCAAAACGGCGATCAGGTGGAGGCCGATCTGGATGAGGGCATGATCTACGACCGGACAACGGGAGAGAGCTTCCGCACGGAGCCGTTTCCGGAGTTTATTCAAAAGATCATCGAAAACGGCGGCTTGGTGGAGTCCATCCGCAAAGGAGATATTCGGTAA
- a CDS encoding threonine ammonia-lyase — protein sequence MLTLDNVYRASYTLKNVARRTDVIYAPKLSPGTELYLKTENLQLTGSFKLRGAYYKMSQLSPEERAKGVIACSAGNHAQGVALAAQRNGIKAVICLPDNAPISKVEATKSYGAEVCLVEGVYDDAYRRALELRDEKGYTFIHPFNDPDVIAGQGTIALELAEQISDLDAVLVPVGGGGLISGVAYTIKSLNPNIRVYGVQAAGAPSMLRSMTAGKIECLQGVSTIADGIAVKEPGDLTYEICSQYVDGIVTVTDDEISAAILALMEQHKLVTEGAGAVAVAAAMFGKVDLAGKRAVCILSGGNIDVTILSRVITRGLIMSGRSCQFKIELVDKPGQLRDVSKLIADLGGNVIAVHHERADQGSDVNGCYLQLMLETRNAEHIEEIRRALRQQGFKILS from the coding sequence ATGCTTACACTGGATAATGTATACCGGGCCAGCTATACGCTGAAAAATGTGGCGCGCCGCACCGATGTGATCTATGCGCCGAAGCTAAGCCCCGGTACGGAGCTTTATTTAAAAACAGAAAACCTGCAGCTGACCGGATCGTTTAAGCTGCGGGGCGCTTATTATAAAATGTCACAGCTCAGCCCCGAAGAGCGGGCAAAGGGAGTGATTGCCTGCTCGGCAGGCAACCATGCGCAGGGCGTAGCCTTGGCGGCGCAGCGAAACGGGATTAAGGCGGTGATCTGCCTGCCGGATAATGCGCCGATTTCCAAGGTGGAGGCGACCAAGAGCTATGGCGCTGAGGTATGCCTGGTGGAGGGCGTTTATGATGATGCCTACCGCAGGGCGCTGGAGCTGCGCGATGAGAAGGGGTATACCTTTATCCATCCGTTTAATGATCCGGATGTGATCGCGGGGCAGGGGACGATTGCGCTGGAGCTGGCGGAGCAGATCTCGGATCTGGATGCGGTGCTGGTGCCGGTGGGCGGCGGCGGTCTGATTTCCGGCGTGGCCTATACGATTAAGTCGCTGAATCCGAATATTCGGGTGTATGGCGTGCAGGCGGCAGGAGCGCCTAGCATGCTGCGCTCGATGACGGCGGGCAAGATCGAGTGCCTGCAAGGCGTGTCGACGATTGCAGATGGGATCGCGGTGAAGGAGCCGGGAGATCTGACCTATGAGATTTGCAGTCAATATGTGGACGGCATTGTGACGGTGACGGACGATGAGATTTCGGCGGCCATTCTGGCGCTTATGGAGCAGCATAAGCTGGTGACCGAGGGCGCGGGCGCGGTGGCGGTGGCGGCCGCGATGTTTGGCAAGGTGGATCTGGCCGGCAAGCGGGCGGTCTGCATTTTGTCGGGCGGCAATATTGATGTGACGATCCTTTCGAGAGTGATTACCCGCGGCCTGATTATGTCGGGACGCAGCTGTCAGTTTAAAATTGAGCTGGTGGATAAGCCGGGTCAGCTGCGCGATGTGTCGAAGCTGATTGCGGATCTGGGCGGCAATGTGATTGCGGTGCACCATGAGCGGGCGGATCAGGGCTCGGATGTGAATGGCTGCTATCTGCAGCTGATGTTGGAGACGCGCAATGCGGAGCATATTGAGGAGATCAGAAGAGCGCTCCGGCAGCAGGGCTTTAAAATTTTATCATAA